Genomic DNA from Oncorhynchus gorbuscha isolate QuinsamMale2020 ecotype Even-year unplaced genomic scaffold, OgorEven_v1.0 Un_scaffold_5309, whole genome shotgun sequence:
CCCGGGAGAGGGTCACACGGGTTGGGTCCCCCAGTAGAGGGCCACACGGGATGGGTCCCCGAGAGGGTCACACGGGTTGGGTCCCCCATGGGGGCCACACGGGGATGGGTCCCCCGGGAGAGGGTCACACGGGTTGGGTCCCCCAGTAGAGGGCCACATGGGGATGGGTCCCCCGGGAGAGGGTCACACGGGTTGGGTCCCCCTGTAGAGGGCCAGGCAGCCCCGCCACACAAGGACAATGTTTAGAAAATAATTATAATATTAAACAATaagttgtttatttattttaacacAGGAGTTCTGTAGTGTTCAAATACAAAGACATTAACACATAATCATTAACACATAATCATGTCATAAGACAGCAATGTTTGAAATAGTGAGGgaacctctccaccccctccccagaGAACCACTCCCAGGCCACTCCATCCCCTTCCCAGAGACCCACTCCCAGGCCGCTCCATCCCCTTCCCAGAGACCCACTCCCAGGCCGCTCCATCCCCTTCCCAGAGACCCACTCCCAGGCCACTCCACCCCCTTCCCAGAGACCCACTCCCAGGCCGCCCAACACCTTCCCAGAGACCCACCCCAGGCCGCTCCACCCCTTCCCAGAGACCCACTCCCAGGCCACTCCATCCCCTTCCCAGAGACCCACTCCCAGGCCACTCCATCCCCTTCCCAGAGACCCACTCCCAGGCCGCTCCACCCCCTCCCCAGGGACCCACTCCCAGGCCGCTCCACCCCCTCCCCAGATACCcgctccaccccctcccccaggGACCCACTCCCAGGCcgcctccacctcccctccccagaGATCCACTCCCAGGCCGCTCCCCCCCTCCCCAGAGATCCACTCCCAGGCCGCTCCACCCCTCCCCAGGGCTCCACCCTCTCCAGGGACCCACTCCCAGGCCGCTCCACCTCCTCCCCAGAGATCCACTCCCAGGCCGCTCCACCCCTCCCCAGAGACCCACTCCCAGGCCGCTCCACCCCCTCCCCAGAGACCCGCTCCACCCTCCCCAGAGACCCACTCCCAGGCCGCTCCACCCCCTCCCCAGAGACCCACTCCCCAGGCCGCTCCAATTCCCCTCCCCAGGGACCCACTCCCATGCGCTCCACCTCCCCCAGAGATCCACTCCCAGGCCGCTCCACCCTCCCCAGAGACCCACTCCCAGGCCGCTCCACCCCTCCCCAGAGACCCACTCCCAGGCCGCTCCAACCCCTTCCCAGAGACCCACTCCCAGGCCACTCCATCCCCTTCCCAGAGACCCACTCCCAGGCCGCTCCACCCCCTCCCCAGATACCcgctccacccccctccagggaCCCACTCCCAGGCCGCTCCACCTCCTCCCCAGAGATCCACTCCCAGGCCGCTCCACCCCTCCCCAGAGACCCACTCCCAGGCCGCTCCACCCCTCCCCAGAGACCCGCTCCACCCCCTCCCCAGAGACCCACTCCCCAGGCCGCTCCACCCCCTCCCCAGAGACCCACTCCCAGGCCGCTCCACCCCCTCCCCAGGGACCCACTCCCCATGCGCTCCACCTCCTCCCCAGAGATCCACTCCCAGGCCGCTCCACCCCTCCCCAGAGACCCACTCCCAGGCCGCTCCACCCCTCCCCCAGAGACCCACTCCCAGGCCGCTCCACCACCTCCCCAGAGACCCACTCCCAGGCCGCTCCACCCCCTCCCCAGAGACCCACTCCCCAGGCCGCTCCACCCCCTCCCCAGAGACCCACTCCCAGGCCGCTCCACCCCCTCCCCAGAGATCCACTCCCCAGGCCGCTCCACCACCTCCCCCAGAGACCCACTCCCAGGCCGCTCCACCCCCTCCCCAGAGACCCACTCCCAGGCCGCTCCACCCTCCCCCAGAGACCCACTCCCAGGCCGCTCCACCACCTCCCCAGAGACCCACTCCCAGGCCGCTCCACCCCCTCCCCAGAGACCCACTCCCAGGCCGCTCCACCACCTCCCCAGAGACCCACTCCCAGGCCGCTCCACCCCCTCCCCAGAGACCCACTCCCAGGCCGCTCCACCCCCTCCCCAGAGACCCACTCCCAGGCCGCTCCACCACCTCCCCAGAGACCCACTCCCAGGCCGCTCCACCCCCTCCCCAGAGACCCACTCCCAGGCCGCTCCATCCTCTCCACAGAGACGCACTCCCAGTGTGTCCTCCCCTCTAGCTCCTGACCCAGATGTTAATAAATATATGTTTGTTGTAAGATGAACCAGGTCAGGTGAACCAGGTTAGGGTCAGAGCAGAGAGCCGTACAAGCAAGGGTCCTATGGAGAAGGGTTGAGCAGTCCCGCCCAGGGTTAGGGAGTAACTGAtttaatgtaatctgattacaaaaaaACTGTAACTGTAATCAGTTATGTTACCAGCAAAAGTATTgcaatcagattacagatacttttgaaaaactagataaTTACTACTTGGATTACTTGAAAATCATAAATCAAAAAGGATGTTTGTGACAAAATAATTGATGAAACCTTCTGTTTTCTCCataacattcaaatcagcattaaAACACATTGAAGTTGAAGTTTGTTCCAGCTGAGTGAGTCTGTcc
This window encodes:
- the LOC124029047 gene encoding extensin-like, with amino-acid sequence MFEIVREPLHPLPREPLPGHSIPFPETHSQAAPSPSQRPTPRPLHPLPRDPLPGHSTPFPETHSQAAQHLPRDPPQAAPPLPRDPLPGHSIPFPETHSQATPSPSQRPTPRPLHPLPRDPLPGRSTPSPDTRSTPSPRDPLPGRLHLPSPEIHSQAAPPLPRDPLPGRSTPPQGSTLSRDPLPGRSTSSPEIHSQAAPPLPRDPLPGRSTPSPETRSTLPRDPLPGRSTPSPETHSPGRSNSPPQGPTPMRSTSPRDPLPGRSTLPRDPLPGRSTPPQRPTPRPLQPLPRDPLPGHSIPFPETHSQAAPPPPQIPAPPPSRDPLPGRSTSSPEIHSQAAPPLPRDPLPGRSTPPQRPAPPPPQRPTPQAAPPPPQRPTPRPLHPLPRDPLPMRSTSSPEIHSQAAPPLPRDPLPGRSTPPPETHSQAAPPPPQRPTPRPLHPLPRDPLPRPLHPLPRDPLPGRSTPSPEIHSPGRSTTSPRDPLPGRSTPSPETHSQAAPPSPRDPLPGRSTTSPETHSQAAPPPPQRPTPRPLHHLPRDPLPGRSTPSPETHSQAAPPPPQRPTPRPLHHLPRDPLPGRSTPSPETHSQAAPSSPQRRTPSVSSPLAPDPDWYPEVRHHCPSTPIILVGTKLDLRDEKETIEKLKEKKLAPITYPQGLALAKDVDSVKYLECSALTQRGLKTVFDEAIRAVLCPQPTKVGKKKCLLL